DNA from Hwangdonia lutea:
CCAAAGCAAAGCTTCTTCGGCTTGATTTTCGCCAATATTTAAAACTTTACTTGGCACTTCGCCGTATAAGTTTCCTGTTAAGCAAATTAAGTCTTCTTTATATTCTTGAATGAGTTTTTTATCAATTCTAGGTAAATAATAAAAGCCATTTACAAAGGCGTGCGACGATAGTTTCGCCAAATTATGGTAACCATTTTTGTTTTTTGCCAACAGTACAATTTGGTAACCATTGTCTTTTCTGGTTTTATCTAAATGGTTTTCGCAGACAAAAAACTCGCAGCCAATAATGGGTTTTATTTCTTTGGCGGTAGCCGTTTCACCAGTTGCTTTAGCAGCCTCAATTTTAGCCTTAACATCTTTATTATGCTTGTTTACTGCATTCACAAAGTGAAAAGCACCCATCATATTTGCATGGTCTGTTAGGGCCACAGCGGGCATGTTAAATTCTGCCGCCGCCGCAACAATATCGGACACGCTCATGGTAGATTGCAATACCGAAAATTGGGAATGATTATGCAAATGCACAAAATCGACTTCCTTTAATTCGGATACGTTTTGTTTGATTTCTGCCGAAGAAATATCGACGGTTTGCGCCTTTTGCAATCGCGCATTTATCTTAGCACTTTCTTTTTTAAGATTGATGTGCTTTAATCCGATAAGCTGAATGGTATCGGGGTTTTCTTTTTTGAAATTCTCAAAATAATCAGGTTGAACATCCAATTGTTCCTTGGTATATTCTCCCAATCGAATCAACTCTAAAAAACAACGTGTGGTCGCCTCGACATCTGCTGTGGCGTTGTGGGCTTCGGCAAAAGGTGTATTAAACAAAAACTCGTGAAGCTCGGTTAAAGTCGGTAATTTAAACTTGCCATAACGTCCACCAGGAATTTGACACAAACTCGCAGTATGCTCGGTACAGGTGTCTAAAACGGGCAGTTCCTGCAATTGGTTTGCCACATCACCACGTACAAATTCGGCGCCCATAATGTTTAAATCGAACTTTACGTTTTGCCCAACCACGAATTTGGTTTTGCACAAAGCTTCATTAAATTTTTCTAAAACCTCGGCCAACGGCACGCCTTGTTCATGAGCTAATTCGGTAGAAATACCGTGAATTTTTTCGGCATCATACGGGATGTTAAACCCATCTGGTTGCACCAAATAATCTTGATGATCGATACAGTTACCCATCGCATCGTGCAATTGCCATGCAATTTGTATACACCTTGGCCAGTTATCAGTATCTGTAATGGGTGCGTCCCATCGCTTTGGTAATCCTGTGGTTTCTGTATCGAAAATTAAGTACATTCTTAAAGTTTAAAAGGTTGTAGTTAAGTCGTTTAAAAAAACAAAACTTAGCCTATAAAAATACATAGAATTTATACTTTTTTTAAGTGAAGTTTTTAAGAGTTGTGAACAAAACAAAAAAACGCAACCCTCCCGATAGTTATCGGGAGGGTTGCGCTTCTGTTATCCAAAGCTAACCTACTTTTACGACACTAATTCTTCGTGTACTTTTTCAGTATTAATTGCAGCTTGTATCGCATTTTTTTGTTTAAACAATAGTGTATCTATTGTTGGTGGCAAAGTTCTGTCTTTTAAAATTTGATTATACTCTTCAAGACTCGCTTCTTCGCCTCTAATGGCTTCTTCTAAAATAGCTTCCTCATCGTTTGATGTGAATAGCGATTTTAAGCTCATCCAGTTTCTGTGCATTGTACCCTTAAAACTACCGGAATCTTCGGGTATTTCGCCATAACGCAAAATTTCGGTTCTTAATTCTTTAGCAAATTCGCTGCGCTCTGAAGCTCTTCGTTTAAAGAAAATTTTTAAGGTTGGACTATCCACATTTTCAGCCGCATTCAAATACCCTTTTTCGGCATCGTAATTCTTAATTAATAATTCATTTAATTTGTTTGAAATTTCTTCACTGTAACTCATAATATCATTTTCATTTTAAATTTCATGTGCTTATTTTAATTGGTTTTCAAAAGTTAAATGCCACCTTTGGTGATTAAACTAATTATTAAGCACATATAAATAATTAGTTTAATCTTCAAGTTTTCAATACGTTGTTTAAAGATGTGTATTGTTTTACATCGTTTACTTTAATATACAATAAGAAAACCCCTATGTCAAGGGATTTAACAGGGTTTGTGAAAAAATTAAGAAACGTTAACAAAACCTCTCTATTTTATCATATTTTAGAGGTTTCTTAATTAAAACACTTTATGAATACCCGATACAGCATTATTTTAGTTACACTTTTATTTTTTAATTGCAACCAAAAAATGAACACACTATATGTTGGCACCTATACCAATGGCGCAAGCGAAGGCATTTATCAATTCGAGTTTAATTCTGAAAGTGGCGAATTAACCAATAAACAATTAGCCGCAAGCTCTGAAAACCCTTCATTTATAAGCTATTGGCCCGATAAAAATTTCATGTACGCCGTAAATGAAAATGACAACGGCCATATTTCAGCCTTTAAAGTTGAAAACGACAAAACCTTAACATTTATAAATAAAGTAAGTACTGAAGGCGCGCATCCTTGCCATGTAGCTGTTAACGAACAAGGAGACAAGGCTGTCGTATCAAACTATACGGGCGGGAATTTTTCGCTACACACGATTAAAAATGATGGTGCTTTAAATGAAGCCTTTCAGGTTATAGACCATAAAACAGACAGCATCGCTTCTCATGCACATTCGGCACAGTTTTTTAAGGACGATTTATTGGTTTCAGATTTGGGGCGTAATGCCGTTTTTAGTTATCGATTGAACAGCGATAAATATGAGTTGGTTTCTCCATCTATTGTAAATCTGGATGAAAATTCTGGTCCGAGGCATTTTTCGTTAACAAAAGACGGCAATTTTATTTACATTATAAACGAGCTTTCTAGCACGATTACGTCTGCTAAAAAAACAGAAAATGGGTTTGAACTCATTGAAACACTATCAACTTTAGATGCTAATTTTAAAGGGGAAAGTTACTGTGCCGATATTCATTTATCTAAAGATGAACAATTTTTATACGGCTCAAATCGGGGCGAAAATTCAATTGTTGTTTTTAAGCGAGATACCGTTTCTGGCAAGTTAAACAAAACACAAAACATGAGTGTTCACGGCGATTGGCCACGAAATTTCACCATAGACCCAACGGGTAAATTCTTGTTGGTAGCCAATCAAAAAAGCAACAATATTTCTGTTTTTAAAATTGATGAAATTAGCGGAACACTCCGTTTTTTACATGCTGTAGAATTACCATCTCCAGTTTGTTTATTATTCTAAATAAAATACTGATAATTAAAAAAATATAGTATCTTTGCGCCCTCAATAAAGGATTTTTCATTTGAAATATTTCTCATTTAGAAATAAAATCAAATTTCTTTGTTGGGATTCCCGATTTCTCGGGAATGACAATTTAAACGGAAATCTTGAAGCAAAACTTCAAGAAATTTTTTTCAATTAATAACCGAGGTCGAGAACCTCAAATAATTAATTATTATGCCAGTAAAAATTAGATTACAAAGACACGGTAAAAAAGGAAAACCTTACTATTGGATCGTAGCAGCAGACTCGCGTTCAAAAAGAGATGGTAAATACTTAGAGAAATTAGGTGCTTACAACCCCAACACAAATCCAGCAACGGTTGAATTAGACGTTGATGGCGCTGTAAAATGGTTACAGAATGGTGCACAACCAACTGACACGGCAAAAAACCTATTATCTTACAAAGGTGCTTTATTAAAAAATCATCTAGCAGGTGGTGTTAGAAAAGGGGCGCTGACCGAAGAGCAAGCTGAAGCAAAATTTACAGCTTGGTTAGAAGAAAAAGCAAACAAAATTCAAGCAAAAGCCGATGGTTTATCTGAAGCTGAAGCTAAAGCAAAAGCTGAAGCATTAGCTGCCGAAAAAGCAGTTAACGAAGCAAGAATAGCTGCAGCTGCTCCTGTTGTTGAAGAAGAAGTAGCTGAAGATGCTGCTCCTGAGGAAGCCAAGGCTTCTAACGAAGAAGAATAAAAACTTTTATTTTTATACTTTTAAACTCCGATAACTTTTATCGGAGTTTTTTATATCTAAAAACGTCACATCGAACGCAGACGAGATGCCATAAAATTGACATTCAAAATAATTCTTGACTGCGTTCGAACTGACAGGTTGAGATATCCGCTTTCGCGGAAATGAAAAAAAATGAACTTTCAATGCAAAAAAAAGACTGCTTTTATTTAGGTAAAATTGTAAAAAAATACAGTTTTAAAGGCGAGGTTCTTGCAAAACTAGACACCGACGAACCTGATATTTACGAAAACCTCGATGCTGTATTTTTAGAGCTAAGAAATAATCTAATTCCATTTTTTGTTGAAAGCTCTCAACTTCATAAATCTGAATTATTACGCATCAAATTTGAAGACGTAAATACCGAAGCCGATGCAGATGCTATTATGAAAAGCCATTTGTATTTACCGCTCGACCTATTACCAAAACTAGAAGGCGATAAGTTTTATTTTCACGAAGTTATTGGATTTACCATTGAAGATAAAAACTTTGGTAAAGTTGGGGTTTTAAAGGGCATTAACGATTCTACGGCACAATCGCTTTTTGAAATTGACCGAGACGGTATTGAAATTTTAATACCTATGAACGACGAATTTATTTTAAAAGTAGATCGAGAAAATAAAACGATTTTAGTGGAAACACCTGAAGGCTTGATTGATTTATATTTAGAAGCATGATTGTATTCCTGCGATGACAGGGATTTAAATCATTATACATAATTTTAAAATGGATTCCCGCCTTCGCAGGAAAGACAGGCATGAGCAAACCTTTTAAATTCAAACAATTTACAGTCAAACAAGACCGATGCGCCATGAAAATTGGAACAGACAGTGTTTTACTTGGGGCTTGGTGCTCATTAAAAAACAATCCGTTTTCTGTTTTGGATATTGGCGCAGGAACAGGTGTTATCTCACTTATGCTCGCTCAACGCAGCAACGCTGAATTAATTGACGCCATTGAAATTAACGACAATGCCTACGAACAATGTGTCGATAATTTTGAAGCATCCCCTTGGGGCGATCGACTGTT
Protein-coding regions in this window:
- a CDS encoding lactonase family protein is translated as MNTLYVGTYTNGASEGIYQFEFNSESGELTNKQLAASSENPSFISYWPDKNFMYAVNENDNGHISAFKVENDKTLTFINKVSTEGAHPCHVAVNEQGDKAVVSNYTGGNFSLHTIKNDGALNEAFQVIDHKTDSIASHAHSAQFFKDDLLVSDLGRNAVFSYRLNSDKYELVSPSIVNLDENSGPRHFSLTKDGNFIYIINELSSTITSAKKTENGFELIETLSTLDANFKGESYCADIHLSKDEQFLYGSNRGENSIVVFKRDTVSGKLNKTQNMSVHGDWPRNFTIDPTGKFLLVANQKSNNISVFKIDEISGTLRFLHAVELPSPVCLLF
- a CDS encoding 30S ribosomal protein S16 is translated as MPVKIRLQRHGKKGKPYYWIVAADSRSKRDGKYLEKLGAYNPNTNPATVELDVDGAVKWLQNGAQPTDTAKNLLSYKGALLKNHLAGGVRKGALTEEQAEAKFTAWLEEKANKIQAKADGLSEAEAKAKAEALAAEKAVNEARIAAAAPVVEEEVAEDAAPEEAKASNEEE
- the rimM gene encoding ribosome maturation factor RimM (Essential for efficient processing of 16S rRNA), which produces MQKKDCFYLGKIVKKYSFKGEVLAKLDTDEPDIYENLDAVFLELRNNLIPFFVESSQLHKSELLRIKFEDVNTEADADAIMKSHLYLPLDLLPKLEGDKFYFHEVIGFTIEDKNFGKVGVLKGINDSTAQSLFEIDRDGIEILIPMNDEFILKVDRENKTILVETPEGLIDLYLEA
- a CDS encoding ferritin-like domain-containing protein, encoding MSYSEEISNKLNELLIKNYDAEKGYLNAAENVDSPTLKIFFKRRASERSEFAKELRTEILRYGEIPEDSGSFKGTMHRNWMSLKSLFTSNDEEAILEEAIRGEEASLEEYNQILKDRTLPPTIDTLLFKQKNAIQAAINTEKVHEELVS